Genomic window (Fundidesulfovibrio terrae):
TTGGCTTCATCTCGCAATCGCATCCTGATCAGGCATATATCCATTTCGTCGGCATACACCCGGATCATCGCAAGGGCGGCATGGGGAAAGGCCTCTACAAAAAATTTTTCGACACTGTAAAAAATCACGGATGCAAAACAGTGCATCTTGTCACGTCGCCAGACAATACAAACTCTATCGCATACCACGCAAAGATGGGATTTATGATAGAGAAAGGCAATGCCGAAGCGAACGGCGTCCTGATTCATACGGACTACGACGGCCCGAGAGAAGACAGGGTCCTCTTTTTGAAGGAGCTGTAGGCAGCCATGCGCATCGCCATCAGCTGCCGCAGCCTGGAGTACCCTTCGGGCGGCGTGAAGGAATACCTGGTCAGCCTGCTCACCGAGCTTCTCAGGCAGGACACCCGCAACGAGTATGTGCTGTTCCATTCCCAGCCGCGCTTCGCGGGCATGTTTCCCGGCGCGCGGGACGTTTCGCTCGGCTGCTCCAACCGGCTCGTCTTCGACTGGATCAAGCTTCCTTCGGCGCTGAAAAAGCACGCCATCGACGTGGCCTTCTTCCCGTCCTCCAACATGCCCCCGCGCGTGCCCTGCCGGTCCGTGGCCGCCATGATGGACCTGGGGTATTTCTACGGCGACCTGCGCATGTACCGCTTCGCGGACACCCTCTACATGAAGACGGCCATTGCCAAAACCGCCCGCCATGCGGGAGCCCTGTTGGCCATCTCCGAGCACACCAAGAGCGATCTGACGCGGATTCTCGGGGTGCCTGAAAGAAAGATCACCGTGACGCACCTGGCCGCCGACGACATCTACCTCCGGCCGGTCCCGGACGAGGACGTGGCGCGCTTCAAGGCGGGCCATGGGCTTTCCCGCCCGTTCTTCTTGTACACGGGCAACATCTCTCCGCGCAAAAACCTTCAAGCGCTGCTTGAGGCTTTTTCCCGGGTGAAGGATCGCGTGGACGCCGACCTGGTGGTCACGGGGGGGCTCTCCTGGAGCGACTCCTGGACCGCCTGGGTGGAGTCGCTGGGCCTCTCCTACCGGGTGCGCCGCCTGGGGTTCGTGGAGCGCTCGGACATGCCCGCGCTCTACGCCTCGGCCTTGGCCTACGTGTTCCCCTCGCTCTTCGAGGGCTTCGGCTTGCCGGTGCTGGAGGCCCAGGCCGTAGGCACGCCGGTGATCTGCTCCAACGCCACCAGCCTGCCCGAGGTGGCCGGGGAAAGCGCCTACATGATCGATCCCCACGACGTGGCCGGACTGGCCAGGGCTCTGGAGGAGACGGCCAACGATCCGGACCTGCACGCGGCGCTTTCCGCCAAGGGACGGGAGAACGTGCGGCGCTTCTCCTGGAGCGAGACCGCGCGAAAGACCCTGGAGGTCTTCGAGCGGGTGGGAGCCTCTTGAGCAGGAACGGAAAGCGCGCCGGCCCAGTCGGAGTCCGGGCAAGGGAGGCCTTGCCGGCCTCCCGAATACTTTGCGTCCTGATACATGATAGCGGCTATATGTTCCAATCGCTGGGATTCATTGTGTTGAAACCGCGGATGCCCTTGCTGCCGTCACCTTGCAGAAGAACATAGGAATCTTCGTATATTTTCCAACGGCAAAGGTCGATCGGCGTGACCTCCGATGCGTTGACCTTGGGCACGAATCCCGAAGCTTCCAACCCTCCCGCCGCGAGTTCGGAACAGAAGAACCGGCTGAAGTCTTCATAATTATATCCCGGACCATGGATCTTATCGAAAATGTCTATGGCCGACTTGACAGCCTGAATAGTGTCGTAAAGCTTTCCTTCCTGCTGCATCAAAAAATTGTGAAACTTCTCTGCATTGAACGTTGCCTGACGGGAGTTACGATTGAGCGGCAACCACCACACTTCGCCATCGTATGCGCGAAGGCGCTGGCTCAGTCGGGAAATGATGACCCCACTGAAACCATCCA
Coding sequences:
- a CDS encoding glycosyltransferase family 4 protein, whose product is MRIAISCRSLEYPSGGVKEYLVSLLTELLRQDTRNEYVLFHSQPRFAGMFPGARDVSLGCSNRLVFDWIKLPSALKKHAIDVAFFPSSNMPPRVPCRSVAAMMDLGYFYGDLRMYRFADTLYMKTAIAKTARHAGALLAISEHTKSDLTRILGVPERKITVTHLAADDIYLRPVPDEDVARFKAGHGLSRPFFLYTGNISPRKNLQALLEAFSRVKDRVDADLVVTGGLSWSDSWTAWVESLGLSYRVRRLGFVERSDMPALYASALAYVFPSLFEGFGLPVLEAQAVGTPVICSNATSLPEVAGESAYMIDPHDVAGLARALEETANDPDLHAALSAKGRENVRRFSWSETARKTLEVFERVGAS
- a CDS encoding GNAT family N-acetyltransferase, producing the protein MTLTRRTGRIVTIRPITEQDYPPVISVLNDWWGGRRMSDMLPRLFFKHFQQTSFIAEENGVIQGFLVGFISQSHPDQAYIHFVGIHPDHRKGGMGKGLYKKFFDTVKNHGCKTVHLVTSPDNTNSIAYHAKMGFMIEKGNAEANGVLIHTDYDGPREDRVLFLKEL